Proteins from a genomic interval of Lycium ferocissimum isolate CSIRO_LF1 chromosome 2, AGI_CSIRO_Lferr_CH_V1, whole genome shotgun sequence:
- the LOC132048253 gene encoding GATA transcription factor 19-like has translation MMHRCSSSCHGSMVGPCSCGLFHSQSGTNTTTTSAFSMLFSHNTTFDHEYSENMYSFAPSSSSSVDCTLSLGTPSTRLTNDNEKRGHYSNERRSSSNCMSNFWDILHPKQHTTPSAHKSTRGGNNGNTNSSDPLVARRCANCDTTSTPLWRNGPRGPKSLCNACGIRFKKEERRASAAAATANGGGMETHQHVINTTTTSWVHHQPQKMPCYSSAAYGNEFRFIEDDDHRDSDATGIPFLPWRLNVADRPSLVHDFTR, from the exons ATGATGCATCGTTGTAGTAGCAGTTGTCATGGGAGTATGGTGGGTCCATGTTCATGTGGTCTGTTTCACAGCCAAAGTGGCACTAATACTACTACTACATCTGCATTCTCAATGCTCTTCTCCCATAACACTACATTTGATCATGAATATTCGGAAAACATGTACTCTTTTgctccatcttcttcttcatctgtgGATTGTACTCTTTCCTTAGGGACTCCTTCCACTCGCCTTACCAATGACAATGAGAAAAGAGGTCATTACTCTAACGAACGTCGCTCCTCGTCTAACTGCATGTCCAACTTCTGGGATATTCTGCACCCCAAACAACACACTACTCCTTCCGCTCACAAGTCAACTCGCGGGGGTAACAATGGCAATACAAACTCTTCTGACCCCCTTGTTGCTCGCCGCTGTGCTAACTGTGACACCACTTCTACACCACTATGGAGAAATGGTCCAAGAGGCCCTAAG TCACTTTGCAATGCGTGTGGAATTCGTTTCAAGAAGGAAGAGAGAAGAGCGAGTGCAGCAGCAGCCACCGCTAACGGTGGAGGAATGGAGACGCATCAACACGTGATAAACACTACTACTACTTCATGGGTTCATCATCAGCCCCAAAAAATGCCTTGTTACTCTTCAGCTGCTTATGGAAATGAGTTCAGATTCATAGAGGATGATGACCACCGTGACTCTGATGCCACCGGCATTCCCTTCCTTCCTTGGCGTCTCAATGTTGCTGATAGGCCTAGCCTTGTTCATGACTTCACTAGAtga
- the LOC132046349 gene encoding 5'-adenylylsulfate reductase 1, chloroplastic-like — protein MALAFTSSSAIHGSSSSSFYQQPKVSQLGTFQPLDRPQILSTALNSRRRLAMKPLNAEPKRNDSIVPSAATIMAPELIEKADEEDFEKLAKELQNASPLEIMDKALEKFGDDIAIAFSGAEDVALIEYAHLTGRPFRVFSLDTGRLNPETYQLFDTVEKHYGIRIEYMFPDSVEVQALVRSKGLFSFYEDGHQECCRVRKVRPLRRALKGLRAWITGQRKDQSPGTRSEIPVVQVDPSFEGSDGGAGSLVKWNPVANVDGSDIWNFLRAMNVPVNSLHSQGYVSIGCEPCTRPVLPGQHEREGRWWWEDAKAKECGLHKGNIKDESVNGAVQTNGTATVADIFDTKDIVTLSKPGVENLLKLEDRREPWFVVLYAPWCQFCQAMEGSYVELAEKLAGSGVKVGKFRADGEQKAFAQQELQLGSFPTILFFPKHTSKPIKYPSEKRDVDSLLAFVNALR, from the exons ATGGCTTTGGCTTTCACTTCTTCATCTGCTATTCATGGTTCttcgtcttcttctttttatcaACAGCCAAAAG TATCACAATTGGGTACCTTTCAGCCATTGGATAGGCCTCAAATCTTGTCGACTGCTTTGAATTCAAGGAGACGATTGGCAATGAAGCCATTGAATGCTGAGCCTAAGAGGAATGATTCAATAGTTCCCTCAGCAGCAACCATTATGGCTCCTG AGTTAATTGAGAAAGCTGACGAAGAGGACTTTGAGAAATTGGCTAAGGAGCTTCAAAATGCTTCTCCTCTTGAGATTATGGACAAGGCCCTTGAGAAATTTGGGGATGACATTGCTATTGCTTTCAg TGGTGCTGAAGATGTTGCTTTGATAGAGTATGCACATTTAACTGGTCGACCATTCAGAGTTTTCAGTCTTGATACTGGGAGGTTGAATCCGGAGACATACCAATTATTTGACACAGTGGAGAAGCACTATGGTATTCGCATTGAGTACATGTTCCCTGATTCAGTTGAAGTTCAGGCCCTAGTTAGGAGCAAAGGTCTTTTCTCTTTCTATGAGGATGGCCACCAAGAGTGCTGCCGTGTAAGGAAGGTTAGGCCTCTGAGGAGAGCCCTCAAGGGCTTACGCGCATGGATCACAGGGCAACGTAAAGATCAGTCTCCTGGAACTCGATCAGAAATCCCCGTTGTTCAGGTGGACCCTTCTTTTGAGGGATCGGATGGTGGTGCTGGTAGCTTGGTGAAGTGGAACCCCGTGGCTAATGTGGACGGAAGTGATATTTGGAACTTCCTGCGAGCCATGAATGTGCCAGTGAACTCATTACATTCACAAGGTTATGTCTCCATTGGATGTGAACCTTGCACAAGGCCAGTCCTCCCTGGGCAACACGAGAGAGAGGGAAGATGGTGGTGGGAAGATGCCAAGGCCAAGGAGTGTGGCTTGCACAAGGGCAACATCAAGGATGAAAGTGTAAATGGCGCTGTCCAAACAAATGGTACTGCTACTGTTGCTGATATTTTTGATACCAAGGACATTGTTACCTTGAGTAAGCCTGGAGTTGAGAATCTACTAAAATTGGAAGACCGAAGAGAGCCTTGGTTTGTCGTTCTTTATGCACCTTGGTGCCAATTTTGCCAGGCAATGGAAGGATCCTATGTTGAATTGGCTGAGAAGTTGGCTGGTTCCGGTGTGAAGGTCGGGAAATTCAGGGCAGATGGTGAGCAGAAAGCATTCGCACAGCAAGAATTGCAACTCGGAAGCTTCCCTACAATACTCTTCTTTCCAAAGCACACTTCAAAGCCCATTAAGTACCCTTCAGAGAAGAGGGATGTAGACTCCTTGCTGGCTTTTGTGAATGCTCTCAGATGA